DNA from Actinoplanes sp. SE50/110:
CGGCCATCAACGGGGCTCGGCTCCCCGCCGCGCCGGCCATCAACGGGGCTCGGCTCTCCGCCGCGCCGGCCATCGGTGGGGTTCAGTTCGCGCGTAGCGCCAGCAGGCCGCGAGTGAAGGCGGGCAGCCGGTCACCCAGGCCGCCGAAGAACGCGGCATCGCACTCCTCCACCGCGACCACCGCCCGGTTGACCAGCTCACGTCCGGCATCGGTGACCGCCACCGCCCGCGCCCGCCGGTCATCCGGATGCGGCGGCCGATGCACCAGGGCACGGGCCTCCAGCGCCCGCAGCACCTGGGAGGTCATCATCGGGTCGGTGGCCGCCTGGCCGGCCAGCGCCTTCTGCGTCACCGGCCCCTCCGCCTGCAGGTAGGTGAGCGTCGCCAGCAGCACGAACTGCACGTGCGTGAGATCGAACGGTTTCAGCGCCGCCCGCTGCGCGGCCTGCCACCGGTTGGTCACCTGCCACAGCAGCAGGCCGGGGCTGTCGTCGGCGCTGTCGTGCCGGGTGTTCAGGCTCATCCCACCGCCAGCATGGCGGCACGGATCCGCCCGAAGTCCGCCTCGGACAGTTGCACCAGGCCGCGACGCAGCTGCATGCCCCAGCCCGGCTGCGCGGTGAACGCGAGCGCCAGCGACGCGATCGGGGTCTCGGACACCTCCGGAAGATAGTCGATCCGGCGGCGCCACGGCTGGAAGTCCCCCTCGTCGGCCTGCCAGATCTCGCCGTCGGCGACCACCCCGAGCGCGGTGAACGCCCGCAGCGGCGCACCGTCGCGCAGACTGGTCCGCGGCGAGTAGTAGACGAATCCGTCACCGGCGGCGAGCCGGGCCAGCCCCGCCCGCTTGCCGTGCCCGAGCTGGGCGATCCCCCGCTCGACCCCGCGCCGCACATGATCCCGGCAGACCACCCCGAGCCAGTGCTTCACACCGCCACCCCCGCCGCCCGGGCCGCCGCCTCGAGCCGGGCCAGGTCCGCGTCGATGCCCTGGGCGATGCCCTTGCCGAGCACCGCATTCCAGAAGAAGGCGAGCGGCCCGCCGAGGGTGACCCGGACCGTCACCGTGGTCGCCCCGGCGTCGTCCACGGACACCAGGTGCTGGAAGGTCAGCCGCGCCCCGAGCAGCAGCGACACGTCGGTGAACTCGCGCCCCGGCACCAGCGAGCTGACCACGAACCGGGTCACCGGGCCACCCTTCGGCTTCAGCTGCCCGGTCGCCCCGGTCCGGAACGGCCCGTCGAGCCGCACCCACTCGGTGTCGGTGTTCCACTCCGGCCAGGTGGCCATGTCGGCCCACCGCTCGAAGAAGGCCTGAGCCGGCACATCGGAGGTGATCTGAGCAGTAGCGATCGTCTTCATGCATTTAGTATGCGCGCTTACTATCTCGCCGTCAAGTCGGCGCGGGCCCGGAGTGATCCGATACCTGATCGACCCGCCCGCGGCCAGGCGCGCCGCACCGCCGGGCAGCTGCCGGGCCTGCCCGAACGCCGGATTCGCCGGCTGCCCTAGGCGCCGTGGGCGGTGTCGGGCAGGGTCAGCTCGCCGGCCTGGCCGCTGAGCAGCAGACGGTGGGGCCACGGGAGTTTCGCGGCGGCCAGCCGCTCGTCGTCCGCGCCGGTGAAGATCGCGGTCAGCACGGCGGGTTCCGCCTCGTACGTCACGAGGGCCAGCCGGACGCCCGCCGGCAGTTCGCCCTCGGCCTCGGGGCCGTCCGGGCCGACCCGGCTCCACCGGGCCAGGAGGTCCCGCCAGGCGGCGAACCGCTGCTCGGACGGCAGGTCGGCGGCGGCCAGCGCCCGGGTTCCGGCGCCGACCAGCGCCTCGCACAGCTCGCCCACCGGAATGCGGGCCATCTCCTCCGGAACGCGCAGTCTCCCGAGCCGGCGCACCGCCGCTTGGAATGCCGCCCCCGCGTCGCCCCGGGCGCCGTCCGCCCAGTCCTCGAACAGGTCCGCGGCCGTCGGCGGCCTGCGCCGCGAGGTCACCCGGTCGGCGGTCCGGCCGGCCGCCGACAGATGCCACTGCTGATCCACCGGGAAACACGACAATGCGGCGGTACGCATGACCCCCTCCGCGCCGAGCCGGACCTCGAACCCGTCGCCGTGCCGGCGCACCACCAGCCCGGCCCCGTCCGCGCTGTCGAACCACAGGTCCCGCACCCGGTCGGCGCCGAACGTCAGCAGGGCCTCGCCGTCGGCATACCGTCGCGGCACCAGCACCCGGACACTCCCCCGCAGGCCGTCCCCGGCCCGCTCGGCCCACACCGACGCCACCCGCGCCCGGGCCAGGTCGTAGTCCTCGGCGATCCCCGCCGGGTCGGACGACACCGTGCCCGGCTGCACCCTGCCCCGGAAGTCGCGGTAGAACGGCGGCTCCGCGGCAGCCGGCCCGAGCAGCCGGTCCATCCCGGGGCCACCGGCCGCGACCATCCAGTCCCGCAGGCCGGCGCGGCTGTCGGCCATCCGCCGCAGGATCGTCCTGGCCTTGCGGTCCCGCATCACCCGGGGCCACACCCCGAGCATGCCGAACACGTCCCGGGCCCGGTCGGCCCAGGCCTCGGCGATCATCCCGGCCTCGTGCCGGTCGAACCACCGGCCGCCGGCAGACATCTCCCCGATCCGCTCCACCGAGCGGTCCACCAGCCGTGCCAGCATCGACGTCGCGCCACCCGCATCCACGCCCGCAGCCTAGATCCGGCACTCCAATTGGGCCGGGCGCGGACGCGGGGCGCGAGCTGAACACCCGTACCACCCATCGCGCGAAGCGCTCGAAGGTCTGTCAGTCCCCGTCGGTCCAGCAGCGGGCCCCCAACAGGATCAGCCGCAGCTGGCGGCCGGCCGTGTCGATCACCCGGGCCTGGGCGCCGGGGGCATCGGGCGGGGCGTCCAGCAGGGCCGCCGCGGTCCACACCATGTGGTTCACCATCAGGCTGCTGATCATGCGCAGGTCGGTGGCGATCCACCGGTCGAAGCGCGGGCCGCCCACCAGCTTGTCGCCGGCCAGGTCGGTGGCGAGCTCGGCGGCGAACAGGTCGAGCTGCTCGGCGATCGCGGCCCGGACCGCCGGCACCCCGCCGTGGCGTTCCCGGGCCACGAACCGGAAGTGCTCCCGATTCTCCCGCACCCGCCGGGCGAGGACCCCGATCGACCGGTTGATCACCTCGTCGCTGGGGCTGACCCCGTCCCGGACCGCCCGGATAGTGCCGCGCAGGCTGCCCAGGCACTCGTCGACGAGGGCCACGCCGAGGTTGTCCACGTCCGGGAAATGCCGGTAGAACGCGGTCGGGGTGACGCCCGCCGCGCGGGTCACCTCGCGCAGGCCGATGCTGCCCAGCCCGCGGTGCTCCATCAGGGCGAGCGCCGCGTCGAGAAGCGCCTGCCGGGTGCGCGCCTTCTGCTCCGGCCGGCTGAGCCGGTCGGCGGGCGGCGGATGGTGGTGGCTCATGTCACTCAGTAAACACCTGTTCCCCGAGCTATGGTGTTTCAGTACACAACTGTCAACTGAAAGGGGGCGACGATGGCCGCGCTGATGACCGTCCTCGCACTCATCGCCCTGCTCGTCGGCCCGACCCTGCTCACCGGCCAGCCGGTGCTGATCGCGGTCGGCGTGGTCCTGGCCGCCGCCGTCCTGTTCGGCGTCCGTCGCGCCACCGCCCTGACCCGCCGCTGACCCACCACCTCCCGAAGGGATCGACATGAACTTCGTCAAACGCGTCGCGAGCCTCGACGACCGCGCCGTCGGCTCGCTGGTCCTGGGCGTCGCCGGCCTGTTCTTCTTCAACATCGTCTTCGGCCCGACCGCCATCGCCCTCGGCGCGATCACCGCCCGCCGGCACGGCTCCGGCAGCCCGAGCCGCAACGCCGGCCTGATCGGCGTCGCGCTGGGCATCGCCGACCTGGTGGTGCTGGCCGCCCTGATGGCCACCCAGCTCCGCCACGGCAGCGTGACCTGGCACTGAGGCCCGCACCCGCCGGCCGTTGCGGCCGCGGCCGCCGCCCGACGATGCCGCCCACCGGGGTCACCGCGCCGCCGGCCCGCGTCCCGCGCCGCCGGCCCGCCGAGGTCACCGCGCCGGGCGCCGCCCATGTCCCGCGCCGCGGGCCCACCGGACCATCGCGCCGCCGGCCCGCGTCCCGCGCCGCCGGCCCGCCGAGGTCACCGCGCCGGGCGCCGCCCATGTCCCGCGCCGCCGGCCCACCGGACCATCGCGCCCGGCGCTGCCGGCTCCTGAGGCCTCCGCACCCGGGAATGCCGCCCGGGACTGCCGCGCCCGGTGCCGCGACTCCGCCGGGCCGCCCAGCGGCGGCGGGGCCGGCCGGTTCGACGCCGGGTGAGCAGACGCCGGGACAGCACCCCCGCCACCGCGGTCGCGATGATCAGCACCGCGAGCCGGAGCCATATCGGCGGTGCGAGATACCCGGTGCCCGAGCGCGTTTCCGCCATCAGCCGCCGGTCCATCGGCACCCCGCCGGGTAGCCGGCCGACCGCGCTGGCCGACGCGGCCGTCGCGGGCGTCGCGGGCGTCGCGGGCGTCGGCAGCACCGTCATTCTCAGCAGGCCGCTGTCCTGCAGCATCGGCAACTGTTCCGCGGTGACCGCCTCGGCCCGTTCGGCGAGCCGTCGCACGACCGCGTTGCGGGTAGTGCCCTTCACCGTCGTGGCGATCGGCAGCAGCGCGCTGTCGGCCCGCCACAGATAGTCGACGTATCCGGCGTCGAAAGCCTCCCCGCCGCTCTGCTGCAGCGTCGCGAGTGCACTCTGCTGCTCGGCGGCCAGCGGATCGGTGAGTGCCACCCGCAGCGTCCCGGCCACGCTGCGGCTCAACCCGTCGAGCTGCTCGCACTGCGGGGTGACCTGCGCCGTCAACCTCTTGACCGAGGTGTTCCCGCTCATCCCCCGGGCCAGCGCGCTGGCCGCGCCCACCGCGGTGGCGGTCAGGTGCACCCGCCGGACGAAGTCCCGATCGGTAGCGGTCGCCGGGGTGGTCACGGCCCGGGCCGGTGCGGCCGGCAGGACGAGCATCCCGAGCAGCGTGGCCACGACGCACCGTGCCCGCCTACCGCTGCCGACCATGCCGATTCCGCCTTCCGCCCGCTCGGAGCGGCTCGGAGCTTAACCGGGCCCTGAAGATCAGCGGCCGGATCCGGCCATTTCTAAGGCAACCCTGAACTTTCTTGGCAGCAACCACGACAAAAGGCGCATCCCCGCCGCCCGAAACTACCCCCGCTTTTTCGGAGCCCATCACCGAAACTTCCGGAACTCGATCTTCCCATTGACACTACATTGTCGCAGGTGAATACGGATAGGCCGAGATCATGTGGCGCGAAGAGCAAATATTGAGCGTTGTAATTGTCGCAACCCGCTTGTAATGTTTCGCTCCGATCAGGGATCACCACCCTTCCCGTCCCCACCTCCCCGCCCCGCTAAGGAATGCGTCCATGAGAAGACACTGGCGCCACCTGCTGACCGCGGTGGCCGCGGTCCTCGCCGCCCTGGTGGCCACCACCACGCTCGTCCCCGCATCGCCGGCGGCTGCGGCGGCATTGACCGAGGTCACCGGATTCGGCACGAACCCCACCGGCATCCGGATGTACCTGTACGTGCCCGATCATCCGGCCGCCAAGCCGGCCGTCCTGGTCGCCGTGCACTACTGCACCGGCTCCGGCCCGGCGTTCTATTCCGGCACCGAGTTCAAGTCGCTGGCCGATCAGTACGGATTCATCGTCATCTACCCCTCCACGGTCCGCACCGGCAACTGCTGGGACGTCTCCTCGGCGGGCGCGCTGACCCACAACGGCACCAGTGACCCGGTCGGCATCAGCTCGATGGTCAAATACGTCCAGCAGCGGTACGCCACGGATCCGGCCCGGACCTTCGTCACCGGCGCCTCGTCCGGCGGCATGATGACCAACGTGCTGCTCGCCGACTACCCGGACATGTTCGCCGCCGGCGCGGCCTTCATGGGCGTACCGGACACCTGTTTCCAGGCGACCGCGGGCAACCCGGCCGACCCGTCGCAGCAGGCCGGCTGGAACAGCGCCTGCGCGAACGGCCAGGTCGCCAGGACACCGGCCCAGTGGGGCGACGCGGTCCGCAACTCGTACCCCGGCTACACCGGAACGCGCCCGCGCATGCAGTTGTGGCACGGCACCGCCGACACCACGCTGAACTACAACAACTTCGGCGAGGAGATCAAGCAGTGGACCAACGTGCTGGGTGTCAGCCAGACCCCGGTCCGCACTGACACTCCGCAGTCCGGCTGGACGCGCACCTACTACGGCAACTCCTCGGCCCAGCCGCCGGTCCAGGCGATCAGCATCGCCGGGGTCGGCCACTCCCTGCCGATGTCCGGTCAGGCCAGGATGGCGATCACCTTCTTCGGCCTGGACAACAACCCGGTCCCGCCGTCCTCGCCGCCGGTGTCGCCACCGCCGTCCTCCCCGCCCCCGTCGTCGCAGCCGCCGCTGCCGTCCGGCTGCACCGCCTCGATCGCGCTGAACTCGTGGACCGGCGGCTACGTCGCCACCGTCACGGTCACCGCGGGCTCGTCGGCGATCAACGGCTGGACCGTCGCCACCACCCTCCCGGCCGGCTCCGCCGTCACCAACTCGTGGAGCACCACCGGCAGCGGCACCACCGGCGCCGTGAGCTTCACCAATGTCGGCTACAACGGCTCGGTCGCCGCCGGCCAGAAGACCCAGTTCGGCTTCCAGGGCACCGGCAGCGGCCCGACCTCGGCCACCTGCTCGGCCCGCTGACCCGCCGACCCCGATCCCGGCGGATGCGCTCGCACGGCATCCGTCGGGACCGGAGCGGCCCCCGGAATCCGCTACCGAACGATTCATCGAATGTGCGATCGCACCGAGGTGCGTCAGCCATCGGATCGCGCCGCCGGATACGAGGAGACCCCGCGCAAGGGCCGCATTCTGACGAACGTTTTACACACCGAGCCCACCGGCGACGTCCACAACTGCCATCATGGCGGAGATCATGGGGACGCGCGGAAGGGCCTGCCGTATGAAGATCAGCTGCATTGATCGATATCGAGGAACGAGCCGCGCGGTGACAGGGCCGGGGCGCCGGGCCGCATGACCATGGGTCGCCACGCCCGTAAACCTGCGACACGCACAGTGCGCTCACAGCGAAACACTGGTGACCGCACAGCAGATCTGGGCACTGTTGCCGGCGTGCCCCGTCATGTCGCCCGCTCAGGCCGAGCCGCCGGTTACCTGGCGGCCACCGCGCTGGCCGTCGCCGTGCTCGTGCTCGTCGCGGGACCCCGGGCGATCGTCTCGTCCGCGGCCTCGCTCGTCGCCTCCTGGCAGTCCCCCGGGCCGGCCGCCGAGCCCCCGGCGACGACGCCGTCCGGGCCGTACCGGGTGGTCGGGCTGGGCGACTCAATTCCGGCCGGCAGCGTCTGCGGCTGCACGTCGTACGTGTCGCTGGTGGCCCAGGACGAGGCCGCCCGGCGGAGCAGGACAGCCGACGTGGCGAACCTGGCCCAGGGCGGCCTGACCACCACCGGCCTGCTCACCCAGCTCGGCGACGCCACGGTGCGCCGTCAGATCGCCGCCGCCGACCTGGTCCTGATCACCATCGGAGCCAACGACTTCGACACCGGCTCGGTCGACGACGACTCCTGCGCCGCACCCGAGCTCAGCTGCTTCCAGCCCGCCCTCAAGGCACAGCAGTCCCAGCTCGCCGACGTGTTGAAACAGGTCAGGACGGCACTCGCCACCCGCTCGGCGACGGTGCTGATCACCGGATACTGGAACGTCTTCCTCGACGGCGCCGTGGGCGCCACCCACGGCGCCGACTACGTCCGCAACAGCATCTCCCTCACCCGGACGGAGAACACGCAGATCGCCGCGGCCGCGCGGGCCCAGAACGGCACGTACGTCGACCTGTTCACCCCGTTCAAGGGCAACTCGGGCGCCGAGGACGACACGTCCCTGCTGGCCGCCGACGGCGACCACCCCAACGCCGCCGGCCACCGCCGGATCGCCGACGCGGTGGAGTCGGCGGTCGCCTCGACCCGACCGGCCGGCTGACGCGACGAAAATGTCGGTGGGTCCCGGCATAGTGCCGGGCATGGTCAGTGGAACAGCGGATGTCGACTGGGCGTCGATGGATCACGCCTACGGATCGGCCGAAGAGGTGCCGGCGATACTGCAGGCGCTCGGCTCCCCGGACGCCGACCGGCGCGGCCGGGCCCTCGCCGACTACTACAACAAGGTGCTCCACCAGGGCTCCGTCTATTCCAGCACGACGGCGAGCCTGCCCTTCCTCCTCGCCCTGGCCCGTGATCCGGCCACCCCGGACCGGGCCGCGATCGTCGCCCTGCTGGTCAACATCGGCACGAACGCGGCCGAGGTCGCCGACGCGGGCTACGCCGGCGAGGACCACATCGAGGCCGTGGCGTTCCTGCGGGCGCACGCGGCGACGTTCCTCGACTTCGCCGGGGACGCCGGCTGCCGGGTGCGTCAGGCCGCCATCCCCGGCCTCGGCGTGCTGG
Protein-coding regions in this window:
- a CDS encoding MarR family winged helix-turn-helix transcriptional regulator, translated to MSLNTRHDSADDSPGLLLWQVTNRWQAAQRAALKPFDLTHVQFVLLATLTYLQAEGPVTQKALAGQAATDPMMTSQVLRALEARALVHRPPHPDDRRARAVAVTDAGRELVNRAVVAVEECDAAFFGGLGDRLPAFTRGLLALRAN
- a CDS encoding EVE domain-containing protein produces the protein MKHWLGVVCRDHVRRGVERGIAQLGHGKRAGLARLAAGDGFVYYSPRTSLRDGAPLRAFTALGVVADGEIWQADEGDFQPWRRRIDYLPEVSETPIASLALAFTAQPGWGMQLRRGLVQLSEADFGRIRAAMLAVG
- a CDS encoding SRPBCC family protein, whose product is MKTIATAQITSDVPAQAFFERWADMATWPEWNTDTEWVRLDGPFRTGATGQLKPKGGPVTRFVVSSLVPGREFTDVSLLLGARLTFQHLVSVDDAGATTVTVRVTLGGPLAFFWNAVLGKGIAQGIDADLARLEAAARAAGVAV
- a CDS encoding TetR family transcriptional regulator, whose product is MSHHHPPPADRLSRPEQKARTRQALLDAALALMEHRGLGSIGLREVTRAAGVTPTAFYRHFPDVDNLGVALVDECLGSLRGTIRAVRDGVSPSDEVINRSIGVLARRVRENREHFRFVARERHGGVPAVRAAIAEQLDLFAAELATDLAGDKLVGGPRFDRWIATDLRMISSLMVNHMVWTAAALLDAPPDAPGAQARVIDTAGRQLRLILLGARCWTDGD
- a CDS encoding DUF4142 domain-containing protein, yielding MATLLGMLVLPAAPARAVTTPATATDRDFVRRVHLTATAVGAASALARGMSGNTSVKRLTAQVTPQCEQLDGLSRSVAGTLRVALTDPLAAEQQSALATLQQSGGEAFDAGYVDYLWRADSALLPIATTVKGTTRNAVVRRLAERAEAVTAEQLPMLQDSGLLRMTVLPTPATPATPATAASASAVGRLPGGVPMDRRLMAETRSGTGYLAPPIWLRLAVLIIATAVAGVLSRRLLTRRRTGRPRRRWAARRSRGTGRGSPGRHSRVRRPQEPAAPGAMVRWAGGAGHGRRPAR
- a CDS encoding PHB depolymerase family esterase — its product is MRRHWRHLLTAVAAVLAALVATTTLVPASPAAAAALTEVTGFGTNPTGIRMYLYVPDHPAAKPAVLVAVHYCTGSGPAFYSGTEFKSLADQYGFIVIYPSTVRTGNCWDVSSAGALTHNGTSDPVGISSMVKYVQQRYATDPARTFVTGASSGGMMTNVLLADYPDMFAAGAAFMGVPDTCFQATAGNPADPSQQAGWNSACANGQVARTPAQWGDAVRNSYPGYTGTRPRMQLWHGTADTTLNYNNFGEEIKQWTNVLGVSQTPVRTDTPQSGWTRTYYGNSSAQPPVQAISIAGVGHSLPMSGQARMAITFFGLDNNPVPPSSPPVSPPPSSPPPSSQPPLPSGCTASIALNSWTGGYVATVTVTAGSSAINGWTVATTLPAGSAVTNSWSTTGSGTTGAVSFTNVGYNGSVAAGQKTQFGFQGTGSGPTSATCSAR
- a CDS encoding SGNH/GDSL hydrolase family protein; translated protein: MPRHVARSGRAAGYLAATALAVAVLVLVAGPRAIVSSAASLVASWQSPGPAAEPPATTPSGPYRVVGLGDSIPAGSVCGCTSYVSLVAQDEAARRSRTADVANLAQGGLTTTGLLTQLGDATVRRQIAAADLVLITIGANDFDTGSVDDDSCAAPELSCFQPALKAQQSQLADVLKQVRTALATRSATVLITGYWNVFLDGAVGATHGADYVRNSISLTRTENTQIAAAARAQNGTYVDLFTPFKGNSGAEDDTSLLAADGDHPNAAGHRRIADAVESAVASTRPAG